The Mytilus galloprovincialis chromosome 7, xbMytGall1.hap1.1, whole genome shotgun sequence genome has a window encoding:
- the LOC143083798 gene encoding uncharacterized protein LOC143083798 isoform X1: MFRTVCAICCFYIIYGDRMSKMQNTNATVELFGFQDVMMHMAGGYRISFYVSETDCNDPSSLPGEFHEPFGGTVDFYFQYTEDNVLTAQFSMSKFERNSTGGLVTILRQAFLTQTDEAYWMVSVLTPDKSEVISSWSFACAFGNNTKNSNVLRFFADETSQPQQLHSFDDIKSALMTGSRVWYNAMFFLCKGDVPWTVTGGHVRDFDITVSNSQEIISSSLNALVRRTGTIQSEYIVVTSTIHDNRIVNFEVTDNDAKTFNTVFNGTKMCYLQTTMPGGTVNYYVV, encoded by the exons ATGTTCAGGACAGTGTGTGCAATAT GTTGCTTTTACATTATTTATGGCGACAGGATGTCAAAAATGCAGAACACTAACGCTAC GGTTGAACTGTTTGGTTTCCAAGACGTCATGATGCATATGGCTGGTGGCTACAGAATATCATTTTATGTGTCGGAAACAGACTGTAATGACCCGTCGTCTTTGCCTGGAGAATTTCACGAACCCTTTGGTGGAACAGTTGACTTCTACTTCCAATACACTGAAGACAATGTTTTGACAGCGCAATTCtcaatgtcaaaatttgaaagaaaCTCCACAG GAGGTCTGGTAACCATTCTTCGGCAAGCTTTCTTAACACAAACAGACGAAGCATACTGGATGGTATCAGTTCTGACACCAGACAAATCTGAAGTTATCTCATCTTGGTCCTTTGCTTGCGCATTTGGAAACAATACAAAAAA CAGCAACGTTCTGAGATTTTTTGCAGACGAAACATCACAACCACAACAGTTGCATTCATTTGATGATATCAAATCCGCTTTAATGACGGGAAGCCGAGTGTGGTATAACGCAATGTTTTTTCTCTGTAAAGGAGATGTTCCCTGGACAGTTACCGGTGGTCACGTAAGAG ATTTTGATATAACTGTCTCAAACTCTCAAGAGATCATTAGTTCCTCTTTGAATGCACTGGTACGTCGGACAGGTACAATACAGTCAGAATACATTGTTGTTACGAGTACAATCCATGACAACAGGATTGTTAACTTTGAAGTGACTGACAACGATGCTAAGACATTTAACACGGTCTTCAATGGAACAAAAATGTGTTACCTACAAACAACAATGCCTGGTGGAACTGTCAATTATTATGTTGTGTGA
- the LOC143083798 gene encoding uncharacterized protein LOC143083798 isoform X2: MFRTVCAICCFYIIYGDRMSKMQNTNATVELFGFQDVMMHMAGGYRISFYVSETDCNDPSSLPGEFHEPFGGTVDFYFQYTEDNVLTAQFSMSKFERNSTGGLVTILRQAFLTQTDEAYWMVSVLTPDKSEVISSWSFACAFGNNTKNNVLRFFADETSQPQQLHSFDDIKSALMTGSRVWYNAMFFLCKGDVPWTVTGGHVRDFDITVSNSQEIISSSLNALVRRTGTIQSEYIVVTSTIHDNRIVNFEVTDNDAKTFNTVFNGTKMCYLQTTMPGGTVNYYVV; encoded by the exons ATGTTCAGGACAGTGTGTGCAATAT GTTGCTTTTACATTATTTATGGCGACAGGATGTCAAAAATGCAGAACACTAACGCTAC GGTTGAACTGTTTGGTTTCCAAGACGTCATGATGCATATGGCTGGTGGCTACAGAATATCATTTTATGTGTCGGAAACAGACTGTAATGACCCGTCGTCTTTGCCTGGAGAATTTCACGAACCCTTTGGTGGAACAGTTGACTTCTACTTCCAATACACTGAAGACAATGTTTTGACAGCGCAATTCtcaatgtcaaaatttgaaagaaaCTCCACAG GAGGTCTGGTAACCATTCTTCGGCAAGCTTTCTTAACACAAACAGACGAAGCATACTGGATGGTATCAGTTCTGACACCAGACAAATCTGAAGTTATCTCATCTTGGTCCTTTGCTTGCGCATTTGGAAACAATACAAAAAA CAACGTTCTGAGATTTTTTGCAGACGAAACATCACAACCACAACAGTTGCATTCATTTGATGATATCAAATCCGCTTTAATGACGGGAAGCCGAGTGTGGTATAACGCAATGTTTTTTCTCTGTAAAGGAGATGTTCCCTGGACAGTTACCGGTGGTCACGTAAGAG ATTTTGATATAACTGTCTCAAACTCTCAAGAGATCATTAGTTCCTCTTTGAATGCACTGGTACGTCGGACAGGTACAATACAGTCAGAATACATTGTTGTTACGAGTACAATCCATGACAACAGGATTGTTAACTTTGAAGTGACTGACAACGATGCTAAGACATTTAACACGGTCTTCAATGGAACAAAAATGTGTTACCTACAAACAACAATGCCTGGTGGAACTGTCAATTATTATGTTGTGTGA